Proteins found in one Fulvitalea axinellae genomic segment:
- a CDS encoding DUF4998 domain-containing protein has protein sequence MNAYKLLLLSCVALCVFSCQDMYEVHEEFVDGKEIVYAPKVDSVLVRPGNGRMELGMMTINSKNVTKMRVTWDNGKKSFEQAVEITDEEQTVSVLLEEMEEKAYNFRVYAIDKEGNVSIETRAFGLVYGEIYRKNITNRSLLEKKFDKDRKMLYLNWFDAPKNSYGVELKYTDATGTQKEISFENDISMSDLPGAVPGSKISYRTKYKPEENAIDFFYTDWKEATLPETYLEEMDKSKFAVHALPTDIAGDAWGGHISKLWNGTVSGGDFYHSSNDEPLPHHFTFDMGALGKLVSCWVDPRKNNNSSNVKVVQFWGIDDITDAATALPSADEGWEAESKAKGWTLLGSATRDSGRNDASFKVNFDPEASRVRYIRVRILENRAGADKYSFMSELTFTAEHPIVMDSPEE, from the coding sequence ATGAACGCATATAAACTTTTACTATTGTCGTGCGTGGCGTTGTGCGTGTTTTCGTGCCAAGACATGTACGAGGTCCACGAGGAATTTGTGGACGGCAAAGAGATTGTCTACGCGCCCAAGGTGGATTCCGTATTGGTCAGGCCGGGCAACGGCAGGATGGAGTTGGGGATGATGACAATCAACTCCAAAAACGTAACGAAAATGCGGGTGACTTGGGATAACGGGAAAAAGTCGTTTGAGCAAGCCGTCGAAATCACGGACGAAGAGCAGACCGTCAGTGTCCTTCTGGAAGAGATGGAGGAAAAAGCTTATAACTTCCGGGTGTACGCCATAGACAAAGAAGGCAATGTGTCGATTGAGACAAGGGCGTTCGGCTTGGTTTACGGCGAGATCTACCGCAAGAATATCACGAACAGGAGTTTGTTGGAGAAGAAATTCGACAAAGACCGCAAGATGCTTTACCTCAATTGGTTTGACGCTCCGAAAAACTCATACGGAGTGGAACTGAAATATACCGACGCGACGGGAACCCAAAAGGAAATTTCTTTCGAAAACGACATAAGCATGTCCGATTTGCCGGGCGCCGTTCCGGGTTCGAAGATTTCCTACAGAACCAAATACAAGCCGGAGGAAAATGCCATTGACTTTTTCTACACTGACTGGAAAGAGGCGACCCTTCCCGAGACTTATCTGGAAGAAATGGACAAATCCAAGTTCGCCGTCCACGCATTGCCAACCGATATTGCCGGCGACGCTTGGGGCGGTCATATCAGCAAACTCTGGAACGGGACGGTTTCGGGCGGAGACTTCTATCATTCAAGCAACGACGAGCCTCTTCCGCACCATTTTACCTTTGACATGGGAGCCTTAGGCAAGCTGGTTTCGTGCTGGGTGGATCCTCGTAAGAATAATAACAGCTCCAATGTCAAAGTAGTGCAGTTTTGGGGAATCGATGACATTACCGACGCCGCGACCGCTTTGCCTTCCGCAGATGAAGGCTGGGAGGCGGAATCCAAGGCCAAAGGCTGGACGTTGTTAGGCTCGGCTACCCGTGATAGCGGAAGAAACGACGCTTCATTCAAAGTGAATTTTGACCCCGAAGCTTCTAGAGTAAGGTATATCCGGGTGCGGATACTTGAGAATAGAGCGGGAGCGGATAAGTATTCCTTTATGTCAGAACTTACTTTTACGGCGGAGCATCCGATAGTGATGGACAGTCCCGAAGAATAA